The stretch of DNA TGCAGAACGAGTAACCTTAGCAGGATCAATAACACCGTCTTTCATCAGATTGGAATATTTTCGCGTTGCTGCGTTATAGCCAAGATCAATATCTTTGTTGTCTTTTAGCTTTTCAACAATAACATCGCCTGGTAATCCCGCATTCTTTGCAATTTGATAAAGCGGTTTTGACAAAGAATTTTTAAGGATTTGAACACCAATTTGTTCTTCCTCTTCATCAAGATGCAATTCATCAAGAATTTTTGCACATTGCAATAACGCAACTCCACCACCGATTATAATTCCTTCTTCTACGGCGGCTCTTGTCGCCTGAAGAGCGTCATCAACACGATGTTTTTTCTCTTTCATTTCTACTTCTGTGGCAGCACCAATATTTAAAACAGCAACACCGCCGGCAAGTTTTGCCAGTCTTTCTTGCAGTTTTTCAGTATCATAATCAGAGTCGCTTTCTTCTATCTGATTCTTAATGCGATTAATTCGAATATCTATATCTTCCTCGCTACCTTTTCCTTCACGGATTGTTGTGTTATCTTTGTCCACGATAATTTTGTTTGCTTTGCCAAGATCGTTTATTGTAACACTTTCCAATTTCAACCCAACTTCTTCCGAAATAACTGTTCCACCTGTAAGAATTGCGATATCCTGAAGCATTTCTTTTCTTCTATCACCAAATCCGGGTGACTTCACACCACAAACATTCAAAGTTCCACGAATTTTATTCACAACAAGAGTTGCAAGTGCTTCACCTTCGATATCTTCGGCGATTATGAACATTGGTTTTCCTGTTTGGGAAACTTCTTGTAGAATTGGAAGAAGTTCTTTCATTACTGAAATTTTCTTATCAAGAAGAAGAACATAAGCATCTTCTAATTCTGCAACCATTTTGTCCATATCCGTTGCAAAATAAGGGGAAAGATATCCTCTATCGAACTGCATACCTTCCACTTTTTCCAAATAGGTTTTCATCGTTTTGGATTCTTCGACATTAATAACGCCTTCGTTACCAACAGATTCCATTGCTTCTGAGATCATTTTTCCGATTTCAGGATCATTGTTCGCAGAGATTGTTCCAATTTGTTCGATTTCTTCAGATGTTTTAACCGGTTTGCTCATCTCTTCGATTTTGTTTACGATAGCTTCGCTTGCTTTCATCAGTCCACGTTTAATAAACATTGGGTTGACACCGGCAGTTACGTGTTTGAAGCCTTCATTAATGATTTCTTGAGCCAAAAGTGTGGCTGTTGTTGTGCCATCTCCAGCAATATCATGGGTTTTTGTGGCAACTTCTTTTACCATCTGAGCACCCATGTTTTCATACTTATCTTTTAGTTCAACTTCTTTTGCAATAGTTACGCCATCATTTGTAATGGTGGGAGCACCAAGGCTCTTATCAAGAACTACATTTCTACCTCTCGGACCAAGTGTTACCTTAACAGCATCTGCTAATTGGTCAACACCTTTCTTCAATCTTTCTCGTGCATCATGCCCGAATTTTAACTGTTTTGCCATTTTTCCTCCGAAATTAATGGATTTTATTTCATTATTGATTAATTTTTATATTTCTTATTAATTTATTACGAAAGCGCGACATGTCCATTTTTTATGTCAATGTTTACTTGATAATTTTTATCATCTTCGTTTTCGTTCTTTGTTTCTTCAAGTAAAATCAGAGCAAGTTTATTCTCAATTTCACGTTGAATTAGCCTTTTAAGAGGTCTCGCTCCAAATTCAGGTTCATATCCTTGTTTTCCAAAATACTTTTTTGCTCCGTCAGAAATAGCAATATCAATATGCCTCTTAAATAAACGTTTTTGAAGATCATCGAACTGGATGTCAAATATTTTTCCCATATCTTCAGCCGAAAGAATATGAAACTTGATAATCTCATCAATACGATTCAAGAATTCCGGACGAAAATAATCTTTCAAAGCATTCATTATAAGCGATTTTTGAATGTCATTAGTGGGCGAAACAGCCTCTTCAACCGCAATATTGGATGTCATAATTATTACTGTGTTTGTGAAATCAACCGTTCTTCCTTTACTGTCCGTTAAGCGTCCATCATCCATTATTTGCAGAAGAATATTGAAAACATCGGGATGTGCTTTTTCGATTTCATCAAAGAGGATGACGCTGTAAGGTTTCCTTCTCACTGCTTCTGTCAGATTTCCGCCTTCATCATATCCCACATATCCGGGAGGAGCTCCGATGAGTTTTGAGACTGCATGCCTTTCCATATATTCGGACATATCTATGCGGGTCAATGCTTTTTCCGAATCGAAAAGAATTTTCGACAGCGTTTTTGCCAGTTCTGTTTTCCCAACTCCAGTTGCTCCAAGAAACAAAAAAGTTCCGATTGGTCTTCCTTCGGGACTAATTCCAACCCGATTTCTTCGAATCGCATTTGCCACAGCACTAATTGCATCATCCTGTCCTACCACTCTTTGATGTAACTCATCTTCAAGATGAACGAGTTTTTCAGTTTCACTCTCCAGCATCTTGGATACGGGAATGTGCGTCCATTTTGAAACAATATTTGCAATATCATTTTCATCAATTTCTTCTTTCAGGATTCTGTTATTTTTCTGTAAATCATCCAACTTGCTGTTCTTTTTTTTCAAAATTTCCTGAAGTTCTCGTAGTTTTCCATACTTCAGTTCAGATGTTCGAGCCAGATCCCCGTTTCGTTCGGAAAATCGCATCTCCGTTTTCGTTTCATCTATTTGCTTTTTGACATCGCTAACATGAGATATCAATTCTTTTTCATGCTGCCAACGAACCCGAATATGATTTCCTTTTTCCTTTAACTCCTTCAGATTTTCCTGAATATCATTTTTCCTCTCTTTGGATTTCCTATCCTTTTCTTTCTTTAGAGAATGCTCTTCAATTTCCAACTGCCTGATTTTTCTTTCTATAACATCCAATTCGGTTGGCAGACTATCAATCTGGATTCGGATGTTCGCACAAGCTTCGTCAATAAGGTCAATGGCTTTATCCGGCAAAAACCGATCGGAGATATATCTGTCAGACAGATTTGCAGCTGCAATTATTGCCGCATCTTTGATCTTCACTCCGTGATGAACTTCATATTTCTCCTTGATTCCACGTAAGATGGAAACTGTGTCATTTACATCCGGTTCGAAAACCATAATCGG from Candidatus Cloacimonadota bacterium encodes:
- the clpB gene encoding ATP-dependent chaperone ClpB; protein product: MNLNKFTIKAQEAVESAVQLADKFEHQEISVAHLIAVLIKQNESIITTILNKLEVSIDSIYQDIENILNKKPQISGNVQQPYLSQELNRVLAAAQKEADRLHDDYLSTEHIFLASLHIKNEVSPIYKKYGVDEKNVLKILKDIRGNQRITDQNPEAKYQVMEKYARNLTDFARKGKLDPVIGRDEEIRSVMQILSRRRKNNPILIGEAGVGKTAIVEGLAGRIVENDVPENLKNKDVMELDMGALIAGAKFRGEFEDRLKAVLKEVKAAEGQIILFIDEMHTVVGAGAAEGAMDASNLLKPALARGELHCIAATTLNEYRKYIEKDAALERRFQPIMVFEPDVNDTVSILRGIKEKYEVHHGVKIKDAAIIAAANLSDRYISDRFLPDKAIDLIDEACANIRIQIDSLPTELDVIERKIRQLEIEEHSLKKEKDRKSKERKNDIQENLKELKEKGNHIRVRWQHEKELISHVSDVKKQIDETKTEMRFSERNGDLARTSELKYGKLRELQEILKKKNSKLDDLQKNNRILKEEIDENDIANIVSKWTHIPVSKMLESETEKLVHLEDELHQRVVGQDDAISAVANAIRRNRVGISPEGRPIGTFLFLGATGVGKTELAKTLSKILFDSEKALTRIDMSEYMERHAVSKLIGAPPGYVGYDEGGNLTEAVRRKPYSVILFDEIEKAHPDVFNILLQIMDDGRLTDSKGRTVDFTNTVIIMTSNIAVEEAVSPTNDIQKSLIMNALKDYFRPEFLNRIDEIIKFHILSAEDMGKIFDIQFDDLQKRLFKRHIDIAISDGAKKYFGKQGYEPEFGARPLKRLIQREIENKLALILLEETKNENEDDKNYQVNIDIKNGHVALS
- the groL gene encoding chaperonin GroEL (60 kDa chaperone family; promotes refolding of misfolded polypeptides especially under stressful conditions; forms two stacked rings of heptamers to form a barrel-shaped 14mer; ends can be capped by GroES; misfolded proteins enter the barrel where they are refolded when GroES binds), which produces MAKQLKFGHDARERLKKGVDQLADAVKVTLGPRGRNVVLDKSLGAPTITNDGVTIAKEVELKDKYENMGAQMVKEVATKTHDIAGDGTTTATLLAQEIINEGFKHVTAGVNPMFIKRGLMKASEAIVNKIEEMSKPVKTSEEIEQIGTISANNDPEIGKMISEAMESVGNEGVINVEESKTMKTYLEKVEGMQFDRGYLSPYFATDMDKMVAELEDAYVLLLDKKISVMKELLPILQEVSQTGKPMFIIAEDIEGEALATLVVNKIRGTLNVCGVKSPGFGDRRKEMLQDIAILTGGTVISEEVGLKLESVTINDLGKANKIIVDKDNTTIREGKGSEEDIDIRINRIKNQIEESDSDYDTEKLQERLAKLAGGVAVLNIGAATEVEMKEKKHRVDDALQATRAAVEEGIIIGGGVALLQCAKILDELHLDEEEEQIGVQILKNSLSKPLYQIAKNAGLPGDVIVEKLKDNKDIDLGYNAATRKYSNLMKDGVIDPAKVTRSAVQNACSIAGLFLTTECAITDAPEEDSGGAMPGGMPGGMPGGMPGGMY